Proteins from one Enoplosus armatus isolate fEnoArm2 chromosome 4, fEnoArm2.hap1, whole genome shotgun sequence genomic window:
- the slc20a1a gene encoding sodium-dependent phosphate transporter 1-A — protein MMDTSTLATLAAATTVALASQSDMSGYLWLLVLGFVIAFILAFSVGANDVANSFGTAVGSGVVTMRQACILATIFETVGSVLLGAKVSETIRQGIIDVRMYNGSEHILMAGSISAMCGSAVWQLFASFLKLPISGTHCIVGATIGFSMVARGHQGVKWMEILRIVASWFLSPVLSGIMSGILFYCVRKFILSKADPVPNGLRALPIFYAITMGINLFSIMFTGAPLLGFDRVPWWGTLCISLGCAFVTALVVWFIVCPRLKKKIKRGTVAALCETPLMEKNSSKPAPPEQPSIPRDPEPQTPPADSQKVAFKLGGSEEADLDNNDMESKDLVISNGLNGTVGPMMITDPHSGRSHTIHKDSGLYKDLLHKLHMTKVGDCIGDSDTEERPIRRNNSYTSYTMAIYGIQGDPKYKDLDGELQRRSRVDSYSSYSSAVTSEGAVQDGSVTEEAGKDLALEEDELEVDQPAVSLLFQFLQILTACFGSFAHGGNDVSNAIGPLVALWLLYESGSVVSNAPTPIWLLLYGGVGICAGLWVWGRRVIQTMGKDLTPITPSSGFSIELASAITVVVASNIGLPVSTTHCKVGSVVAVGWLRSKKSVDWRLFRNIFIAWFVTVPISGLISAAIMALFIYVVL, from the exons ATGATGGATACAAGTACACTAGCGACCCTGGCTGCTGCCACCACTGTGGCCCTGGCCTCTCAGTCTGACATGTCAGGCTACTTGTGGCTGTTGGTGTTAGGCTTCGTCATTGCCTTTATCCTGGCTTTCTCTGTGGGGGCCAATGATGTGGCCAACTCCTTCGGTACTGCCGTGGGCTCCGGAGTGGTCACCATGCGCCAGGCCTGCATCCTGGCCACTATCTTTGAGACGGTGGGCTCAGTGCTGCTGGGGGCCAAAGTCAGCGAAACCATCCGACAGGGGATCATTGACGTCCGGATGTACAACGGCTCCGAACACATCCTAATGGCAGGCTCGATAAGTGCAATGTGTG GCTCTGCTGTGTGGCAGCTGTTTGCATCATTCCTGAAGCTCCCCATTTCTGGAACCCACTGTATTGTTGGAGCCACAATTGGCTTCTCCATGGTAGCCAGAGGTCACCAAGGGGTCAAATGGATGGAAATACTGCGTATTG TGGCATCCTGGTTCTTGTCACCTGTGCTGTCAGGCATCATGTCAGGAATCCTCTTCTATTGTGTTCGCAAATTCATTCTGAGCAAG GCTGACCCTGTACCCAACGGCCTCAGAGCTCTTCCTATCTTCTACGCCATCACCATGGGCATCAACCTCTTCTCCATAATGTTTACAGGAGCACCAC tgctggGTTTTGACAGAGTGCCATGGTGGGGTACACTGTGCATTTCGCTGGGCTGTGCCTTCGTCACAGCTTTGGTCGTTTGGTTCATTGTCTGTCCACGCCTCAAGAAGAAAATCAAAC GAGGAACAGTGGCTGCTCTCTGTGAAACTCCACTAATGGAGAAGAACTCAAGCAAACCTGCACCACCAGAGCAGCCCTCAATACCTCGTGACCCTGAACCCCAGACTCCTCCAGCAGACAGTCAGAAGGTGGCTTTCAAACTTGGAGGCTCAGAGGAAGCTGATTTGGACAACAATGACATGGAGAGCAAAGACTTGGTTATAAGCAATG GTCTGAATGGCACTGTTGGCCCCATGATGATCACTGATCCTCACAGTGGACGGTCCCACACAATCCACAAAGATTCCGGCCTTTACAAAGACCTGCTACACAAGCTTCACATGACTAAGGTCGGTGACTGCATTGGTGACAGTGATACAGAAGAGCGGCCCATCAGGAGGAACAACAGCTATACCTCGTACACCATGGCCATTTATGGCATTCAAGGAGATCCTAAATACAAGGACCTGGATGGTGAGCTGCAGAGAAGATCGAGGGTGGACAGTTACAGCAGCTACAGCTCAGCGGTGACCAGTGAGGGTGCAGTCCAGGATGGGAGTGTGACTGAGGAAGCTGGCAAGGACCTCGCTCTGGAAGAGGATGAGCTGGAGGTCGACCAACCGGCTGTTTCCTTGCTTTTCCAGTTCCTGCAGATACTCACGGCGTGCTTTGGCTCCTTTGCACACGGAGGGAACGATGTCAG CAATGCGATTGGTCCACTGGTTGCTCTCTGGCTTCTGTATGAGAGCGGCTCTGTTGTGTCCAACGCGCCAACACCCATTTGGTTGCTTCTTTACGGCGGAGTGGGCATCTGTGCTGGACTCTGGGTATGGGGACGAAGAGTGATCCAGACCATGGGAAAAGACCTTACACCCATTACACCCTCCAG TGGATTCAGCATTGAGCTTGCTTCAGCAATCACAGTTGTCGTGGCATCCAATATTGGTCTTCCTGTCAGCACAACCCACTGCAAG GTAGGATCTGTGGTGGCCGTGGGATGGCTGCGCTCCAAGAAATCAGTTGACTGGCGTCTGTTCAGGAACATCTTCATCGCCTGGTTTGTTACAGTTCCCATCTCTGGGCTGATCAGTGCTGCCATCATGGCTCTCTTCATATATGTTGTTCTGTGA
- the vgll4l gene encoding vestigial like 4 like has product MAVANFHYITRMSSGFKVYILEGQPHLRSEDRYRHITNDRARAPAVYPIKRKRSHERGLTLEERRERALSRSSGKAAQRAAPAPAVFNRPQSPTSTWSPTPSPTSPLPTHVYYTPVMDEPLALIKKPRKDPEIAEEKTKSSATTQIQMRPSVITCVSSSRNPSCRSEVHRGHSSVISKCNYDHVVEEHFQRSLGMNYQKARSQQLSISVSVDDHFAKALGDKWLQIKSKSSSCSSTPPSSPSVTHSPTYSHSPNQSHKETTSSSSPTSSHWSVN; this is encoded by the exons ATGGCTGTGGCTAACTTCCACTACATTACTCGGATGAGCAGTGGCTTCAAGGTCTACATATTAGAAG gtcaGCCCCACCTCAGAAGCgaagacagatacagacacatcACAAATGACCGGGCTCGAGCCCCAGCAGTGTATCCAATCAAACGCAAGCGCAGCCACGAGAGAGGTCTGACATTGGAGGAGAG GCGAGAGCGGGCCCTGAGCCGGAGCAGTGGCAAAGCTGCCCAGAGAGCAGCACCAGCGCCAGCGGTGTTTAACAGGCCACAGAGCCCCACATCCACCTGGAGTCCAACACCCAGCCCCACCAGCCCTCTGCCCACCCATGTGTACTACACACCAGTCATGGATGAGCCACTTGCCCTCATCAAGAAACCAAGAAAAGACCCCGAAATCGCAGAGGAAAAGACTAAAAGCTCTGCTACCACTCAAATCCAG atGCGTCCCTCTGTGATCACTTGCGTTTCCTCATCAAGAAACCCCTCCTGCAGATCTGAGGTCCACAGAGGCCACTCATCAG TGATTTCCAAATGCAACTATGACCACGTGGTTGAGGAGCACTTCCAGAGAAGCCTCGGGATGAACTACCAGAAAGCTCGCTCCCAGCAGCTCTCCATCAGCGTGTCTGTTGATGACCACTTTGCCAAGGCTTTGGGAGACAAGTGGCTGCAGATTAAATCCAAGtcttcctcctgttcttccACGCCTCCCAGCAGTCCAAGTGTTACTCACTCCCCCACCTATAGCCACAGCCCAAATCAGTCCCACAAAgagaccaccagcagctcatcGCCAACTTCCAGCCACTGGTCTGTCAATTAA